A region of the Arachis hypogaea cultivar Tifrunner chromosome 15, arahy.Tifrunner.gnm2.J5K5, whole genome shotgun sequence genome:
CAATTTTTGTTAGTAAGTAGAGAGGATCTAGAAGGGACCGACGAACAGAATAATGTTGCATCTTTCAAGCATATTGTATTTCTAGAGTTTATCTTTTATGCTTTGGCGCTTGATAAAAATGGTGGTCACTTTGTTGTTATACTAGTGCCTGAAATTCATAATAAACACAAatattcttcatttttttaaataaaagagagATGTTATCTTCCAACATTATATTGACATAATTATGATTTATATAGTTTGGTTCCTTGATTATTGAAACAAagttttttttaacatatatcaaacacaaaataaaattaaacttcatccaaatttataaaaatttctatcaaaaaattaataaaataaaataaaataaaatgaaacctGCGTAATTCGCAGGTCAGATATGAAGTACAACAATATAGAGGGATCCAAAAGTATGATGCAACGAAAGTAGATGAAGTGGTGACGGTGTTGAGTACAGGCAGCAGCTGTGGCAATAGTAGCTACGGCCTACGAGGATGGAACAAGAATAGGAACATTAGGGAAAAAAATCTTAACAGAAACAACTGTCTTATCTCTAGAATTgtgattaaaagaaaagaaaaaaggcataaaaaatatagagacaaatttttaatttattaatttttttcaaaaataaaaaaacgagattcaatttgtaaatattttttttgttgattaatGTTACTCCAGTATAGAAGTGGGAGTAACAAATCCGTAGCCATAATGGATAATGTCATTCTGTTATTTctaaattatcttttataattaAAGATTTCTTCTATcaccataaaagaaaaaaaaaacaaaataataaggaTAGagaatagttttaaaaaaaaacaaaaaaaaaatgtaatatatCGAATTTAAAAATGACAATATCTCTTTGCCAAAGAAACAAATACATAAGTCAAATGGAGAAGGTGTGCATTAAGCATAATTTTACAATGGACTACACTAACAATATACAATTTATTGCCTAATGTAATAATTAAACCATGTTGTAAAGTTCCCCCGAGTAAAGCCGAATGCTGAATGATCCTAGCAGAGGAGAAACTTTAATTCCATGCACAAATTGAATCATTGAATTGGGTCCATTGCTTACAAGAAAAGTTACAAATATTCCCCTGCTTCACTATAAAAGCACTCCAACAATTAAATTAGAATAAGCAGCAGTGTAACATCATGAAACTCAAAACAAGGTTCATATGAAAAGAATCATGAATTTACACATCTGCATTCTAAATAACTGAAAAAGATGCTACATAGTAATCAATATTTACCCCCATTAAATCCATGATTGTCGAAAACTAGAATTCCATAAATAGCTTGCACAAAGTTACACCTTAGTAGCTCATAATTGAGCAACTTCTTCCTAAACAGAAACATTATAAATACCTAACCCTAAAACTGAGACCGATATTACAGAAACTAAGAAAACCCTTTTGATTATGATGATTTTCACTGATCAGAGGATATCATCATAAGCAACAATTTCTCTTCCCTTGAAAGGTACTTCAAGAACCAAGCTACCTGCGTTATCAACACTGGTTCTGGTATTGCCTATAGCTGAAGCAAGTCTATTACCCCTTCCATGTCTTCTCAAAGGTACCTCAGCACGCACAAGCTTCGACATTGATCCTTTGTCCTTGTTGTTATTACCAATTCCTTCCCTCCACATGGCTAGAGGGTCAGTTGCCCACAACACCTGAACCTGTTTTCAAATTCATAGTAATTCATTTGCTATTATAATGTTCAGAAGTTATATGTATAAAATCAAGAATGAGTGGTTGTGCTTGATCATGGAACACAAAGCGAGCATGCACTAATTTCTCCAACATTTTTAACAATGCAATTAAACCATTCCCCAAATTACAcattaaacaaattaaatgaaactgTTCAGTTTTAAAGTGAGTCAAATCCCAAACAATTAAGCTGAAATTCTACTACTATCTCAACGGAAAGAACTAGTCACTCTTGCGCAACTTTCATCAAAGTTCCAACCTTTCAAGATTGCTTCATCAAAATTCCAAGCACTTAGGTGAAAACTATCCAATTTTTAACAAAGAAACCATAATGGTACAACATAGAGATTTCAGTTTTAGTTTTCAGTTTTCAGCTTCAAGATTCAAAATTTCAAACTAGTTCACTTCAATTTTGTTCAATTTTAACGGATAAAACCACTCTTGCACACTTAAGAAGAGCTCAACTTCACATTGGAACTTCAAGGTTTCAAACTTTCACCAACTCTCGTACAATTAATCTGGAAATTTCTCAAAACATATAACGATTCCGGACACAATCATGTTATACTTTCTCAATTAAGCTGGAAACAACTCCTTCACAACATGGAAACTTCAAAATTGTAAGATCcgaaaacactaaaccctaaatttcgaagatagaaaacaaaaagCGAAGAAAAGGGGACCTTTTTGGAGTGAAGAGTAATTCCAAAGGATGGGTCGGCGCCGGCGGCGATAGCGGCGTCGGCGGAGTCCTTGGTCCGGTAGGTGACGTATCCGACGGCGTCGCCGTCGATGCGAATGCGAGCAATGGGGCCGTAGATCTCGAAGCGGGACTTGAGGTCAAGGACGGAGCAGTCGTTGGGAAGGCCCATAATGACCACCGCGGACGGGGGCGCAGGCCTCGATGATGGTCGGTCCTCCGGCTCCTGAAGCACGGGCTCCGGCGGTGGGCGGCGGCGCTTCGGGTAGGGGGCGTGGCGGGAAGAAGTGTAAGAGGGTTTGTCTCTCTTGTGACTCATTATTGAAAGAAGAATGCAGCGTCAAACGCGGGTAGTTAGAACTTAGAAACGCAACGCAATGTTATTATGTAAACTACCAAAATCGAGTAAAGTACCAAAATAATTGAAGTATacctactaaaaataaattaaactacacatatatttatatataaatatattaataattgattttaatagttaattttagtatacaaataatattttttaataaaaaattataaccatagttatcaaaaataattaattcggTCATTGAGTTATTAGATTATTAGTTCAATTGGTAAATTGATGATTTATTTCATTAATttagtcataattaaataaaaatataaaattataaaaataaaactaaaattaaaagttaaaatgcaTAACTTTACTAAATATCAATTCTTAAATACAATTTATGAtgcaaaaagaaataataaattagtcactaatataaaatatttttttaatttaaataacaaaaaaaacacaaaaattaacaCAATCAGTATATCAATATTTTTTGAATTACAACATATGTCCATTCCCTCTACTTTAAATAGTTTTTGGAATCCCTCAtctattggtacttttaagattaattgtgatactagttattttggttcaggtgatagtgttggtttttcttgtgttattagagattgtaatgagaGTTGGCAaatggggtgtttgggaatgattgaaagtaatagtattcttcaaggagaattatttgccatttggagaggatatctcttaacttgggatgtgggtcaacgagatgttatttgtgagacagattgtgtggaagcatttaatcttgttactcaatatggttttgggtttattgatccattggtgctcaaaataagagatatcatgcattggaattggcgtgttgactttcgtttgattatgagagatgcaaacacggtggcagatactatggcaaatatggcgatgaagttacaactttcacaTGTGGAGCTTATTTCACCTtaggaggagtttaagagtagtcttaaaagggactgtccctctgtttacgcagttccttgttttgtttgttttgtttttctttatttagtttatttcagtcaccaaaaaaaatatcaatatgtTCCTATATTATGTgttatttcttgtttgatatcaAATTTGGTATTCATGTCAATCTACATTTAAAAGAAtacaagtaaaaataaaaattggttcATAGTTTATTATagggttaagtacaattttggtcCTCAACgtagaggctgaaaatttatttcgtccccgccctttttttgctacaaaatagtCCCAAAagtttcagtttattttaaaatcatcatttttactaattttatttttttattaccaaattatttctcattaaaaaattataaaaataaaataaataaaaaaaaagaaagaaaggccaTGAGATGGGAGAAAGAGAATGGGGGAGGGAAGAACCGGGGAGGGCCGCCGCACCACCACACTGCCGCATCACTGCACCACCGCAACGCCGCCCCGCCGCCTGTCATCTGTCACTGCTCCGCTCGCCGTTTCACCGTTTCTGCTTCTACTTCGGCTTCGGCTTCTGCTTCCGATTCTGCTTCTGCATCTCCATCTGgatctgcttcttcttctacatctgcATCTACATCTggatctgcttcttcttctgcttttGCATCTACTTTTACTTCTGCTTTGTTTCTGCTTTGCTTCAACTTCTGATTCtgcttttgattctgattttgatttgttatttttctgattttattgttgttatgtGTTAATTTTGTTGTTAAATTTAATGTTGTAAATTTCTGCATTTGAATAATCTTGAATCTGATTATTGGGATTTGGTGGGAGTAagggcggtggtggtggtggttctgcTTCCGGTGGATTTGGGGAAAGAAGGGGGGAAGAGTATTTTCGTTCcaaggatgattttaaaataaactgaaacctttgggaccattttgtagcgaaaaaaaggtcggggacgaaataaattttcagcctctacgttagggaccaaaatcgtacttaaccctttaatttattatataataatcttTTGTcacaaataatattaaaaagcATGATGGCAGAGTGGCAATGGGGAGGCATTGCATTCACAATGCCCTTGTTTAAAATGTTGTAGTAGTAGACTTGCGGAAGCTCCTCTAGTGGTTCAGCAGTGCACGGGTGCATGGTGGACCCAAGCGAATCAAGAGCGGTGCGAAACGCAAACCGGCTAATTTTTAACGGATTTGACCACTATTGACCAGTTCAACTACAAGTCCGGTCCAATTCAACCAGATTGGTCCGGTTCGATTCTGATAACTATGATTATAATGCTCACAAATTTTATCATAGAAGAATAAAAGTTAATTTGTAATCATAAAAGATAGCTTTTATTAGATAAAACTACTCAAATCttaaaaaattaccaaaaattcttaaattacTCTTTTATTCATATCTTATCCCCAATCTCCAATATTCTTCATCGACTAAATTTTTAAAGCTGTCATCCAGATTAGGTCCGTACACCAATTTTACCTCTCAGTTTCTAATTGTACTAAATGAACTCCTCATATTGATCTCCGGGCTGCATACAAGTCCTTCAGGCCATTTCTGGCGTGAGTCAGCAAGCGGATCGCTGATCTGGCACTGCCACTGTCACTTAGGATGTTATAACGGCTAGCTAATATGGCATACTTTCCTGAATTCAATGATTTTCAATGGCCAGTTTTCAACGAATTTGACCACTGTTGACAGGTTCAACTGTAAGTTCGGTCACTAATCGAACTAGCCATATCGATCTGGTCTGATTCTGATAACTATGATTATAATGCTCAGAAATTTGATCATagaagaataaaaattaattcgtaATCATAAAAGATAGATTTTAATAGATAAAACTACTCAaatcttaaaaaattatcaaaaattcctaaattattcttttattcatATCTTATCCCTAATCTCCAATACTCTCATCGACTAAATTTTCAAAGTGGTCATCAAGATTGAGTCCGTACACCAATTTTACTTCTCAGTTTCTAATTACACTAAATGAATCTCTAAGATTGAGCTCTGGGTTGCATACAAGTCCTTCAGGGTCATTTTTGGCATGAGTCAGCAAGTGAATTACTGATCTGGCACTGCCATTTCCAGCTAAGATGTTATAATGGCTAGCTAATGTGGCACACTCTCCAAAATTCCTCAATTCAATCTTTGTCCCTAATTATAAACCCTACAAGAAATTCTTCTTCCTTCCATTTTGATTTTGTTCCTTGGTACGTGAAATCGTGATTATACATTCCCTGGCTATAGCGCCAAAAGCTTGGTGTGGGAGAACGTGATCTCAAGACTTCTCCACAATttcgtgtaactgaccagcaagtgcactgggtcgtccaagtaataccttacgtgagtaaggatcgatcccacagagattgtcggcttgaagcaagctatggtcatcttgtaaatctcagtcaggaagattcaaatggttatgaggttttgataattaaaatataaataaaatataaaataagatagaaatacttatgtaattcattggtgggatttcagataagcgtatggagatgcttgttgcctctgaatatctgctttcctactgtcttcaccgcacggctaatcatatgtcggttctcactcatgttggaataggatccattgatccttttgcgtctgtcactacgtcaaacacttgcgagtttgaaactcgtcacagtcatcccatcccagatcctactcagaataccacagacaaggtttagactttttggatctcaagaatgctgccaattgattctagcttataccacgaagactctgatctcatggaatggagggctctgttgtcaggagaggcaaccatgcgtcgtgaaccaggaggccaagagatatgcattcaagcttgttttcatgtagaacggaagtggttgtcaggcacgcgttcataggtgagaatggtgatgagtgtcacataataatcacattcatcatgttcttgtgtgcgaatgaatatcttagagaagaaataggcttgagttgaatagaaaaacaatattactttgcattaattcatgaggaacagcagagctccacaccttaatctatggggtgtagaaactctaccgttgaaaatacataagtgatgaaggtccaagcatggctgtgaggccagcctccaaacgtgtacaatatgaTCTATGATAGCATAAAATTGATCaaggatataaaataaatcactaaaagtaatttttatactaaactagtagctagggttacagaaaataagtaactaagtgcagatggtgcagaaatccactttcggggcccacttggtgtgtgcttgggctgagcattgaagctttcatgtgtagagactcttcttggagttaaacttcAGCTTTGGtaccaatttgggcgtttaactccagcttttatgccagttctggcgtttaacgccagaatagggtagaaagtgggcgttcaaacgcccgtTTACAttatcaaaactcgagcaaagtatggactattatatattgctggaaagcccaggatgtctaatttccaacgcaattgagagcgcaccaattgtgtttctttagctccagaaaatccatttcgagtgcaggaaggtcagaatccaacagcatctgcagtcctttttcagcctctgaatcagatttttgctcaggtccctcaattttagccagaaaatacctgaaatcacagaaaaacacacaaactcatagtaaagtccagaaatgtgatttttaaataaaaactaataaaaacatagtaaaaactaactaaaacatactaaaaactacctaaaaataatgccaaaaagcgtataaattatccgctcatcacaacaccaaacttaaattgttgcttgtccccaagcaactaaaaacaaaaataggataaaaaaagagaatatacaataaattcggAAAACATCTAtaaagattagttttaattagatgagcggggctattagctttttgcttctgaacagttttagcatctcactttatcctttgaagttcaaaatgattggaatctataggaacttagaattcagatagtgttattgattctcctagttcagtatgttgattcttgatcacagttactttatgagtcttggccgtgaccctaagtattttgttttctagtattaccaccggatacataaatgccacagacacaaaactgggtgaaccttttcagattgtgactcagctttgctagagtccctaattagaggtgtctagagctcttaagcacactcttttttctttggaccacgactttaaccgctcagtctcaagcttttcacttgacaccttcacgccacaagcacatggttaaggacagcttggtttagccacttaggataggattttattcctttaggccctcctatccattaatgctcaaagccttggatcctttttattttacccttgccttttggtttaaagggctattggctttttttgcttgctttttttctttctttttcttttatttttcgccattttttttcgcaagctttgtattcactgctttttcttgcttcaagaatcaattttatgatttttcagattatcaataatatttctcctttttcattattctttcaagagccaacaattttaacattcataaacaacaatatcaaaaatatgcactgttcaagcattcattcagaaaacaaaaagtattgccaccacatcaaaataattaaactattttaaaattcgaaatccatgtacttctttttcttttgcaattaaaaaacatttttcatttaagaaaggtgatagattcataggacattcatagctttaaggcatagacactaagacactaatgatcatgtagtaaagacacaaacatagatagaacataaagtataattttcaaaaaaacagaaaaataagagcaaggaaattaaagaacgggtccaccttagtgatggcggcttgttcttcctcttgaagatcttatggagtgctttagctcctcaatgtctcttccttgcctttgttgctcttcccttagttgtcccatgttggaacttaattctcctagggaggtgttaatttgctcccaataattttgtggagggaagtgcatcccttgaggcatctcagggatttcataatgaggaatttcctcatgcccttgttgaggtccatgagtgggctctcttgtttgcttcatccttttcttagtgatgggcttgtcctcttcaatgagggtgtcctcctctatgacaattccagctaaattgcatag
Encoded here:
- the LOC112750169 gene encoding uncharacterized protein At1g27050, producing MSHKRDKPSYTSSRHAPYPKRRRPPPEPVLQEPEDRPSSRPAPPSAVVIMGLPNDCSVLDLKSRFEIYGPIARIRIDGDAVGYVTYRTKDSADAAIAAGADPSFGITLHSKKVQVLWATDPLAMWREGIGNNNKDKGSMSKLVRAEVPLRRHGRGNRLASAIGNTRTSVDNAGSLVLEVPFKGREIVAYDDIL